The following proteins are co-located in the Manihot esculenta cultivar AM560-2 chromosome 9, M.esculenta_v8, whole genome shotgun sequence genome:
- the LOC122724610 gene encoding uncharacterized protein LOC122724610 — translation MQGFKQALEDSNLIQIPTIGSFFTWEKGRESNNLVREKLDKTLATEDWARKFTNVVCLVVHVPRSDHKPLVINTAPKDNRGDRRRFQFDNTWLRDEGLAEVVKGAWINSIPRNLLMKCDDLVSALSLWGRSRNREFWQKNKTIQRLLDNRPSTVSHTSLKED, via the coding sequence atgcaggggtttaaACAGGCACTTGAGGACAGTAATCTTATTCAAATACCCACTATTGGCTCTTTCTTCACATGGGAGAAAGGCAGGGAGTCGAATAATCTGGTTAGAGAGAAGCTTGACAAAACCCTTGCCACTGAGGACTGGGCTCGTAAATTCACTAATGTTGTCTGCTTGGTTGTTCATGTTCCTAGATCGGATCACAAACCGTTGGTGATTAATACAGCTCCTAAGGATAATAGGGGAGATAGAAGGAGATTTCAATTTGATAATACATGGTTACGTGATGAGGGTCTGGCTGAGGTTGTTAAAGGAGCTTGGATTAATTCTATACCACGCaaccttttaatgaaatgtgatGATTTAGTTTCTGCTCTTTCGTTGTGGGGTAGGAGTAGAAATAGAGAATTTTGGCAAAAGAATAAGACTATACAGAGATTATTGGATAATAGGCCCAGTACTGTTTCTCACACCTCTTTAAAGGAAGATTGA